A genomic window from Colletotrichum destructivum chromosome 7, complete sequence includes:
- a CDS encoding Putative FAD dependent oxidoreductase, FAD/NAD(P)-binding domain superfamily, whose amino-acid sequence MDKRARIPVTLPVANPTESYWHHTPSRLSNYCSSASLPSETDTLIIGSGITGAAVAHFLLALPSAGASSQQTPSPPDITMLEARTVTSGATGRNGGHTKAASYRSFLHHAATLGTEAACRIARLELANIRAVHAFAATHLKDWETESRPCQTVDAIYDAVQWETAKRAIEAMREAMPREDASKYDLYDADETQSRFHVSGEGLHGGVAYEAGSISAYRFATGVLELCVDKGLKLFTETPAVSVERLDGTAESGHGRWVVQTPKGRIAARKVVLATNGYTAFLDRRFQEAIVPTRGQIVAHRPGSKMPKEGLPTTYSFIYEGGYEYMVPRPAGAPYAGDIVIGGGLVRAPDEGLEEYGTTDDSRLNPIISSYLHETTPRYFGDNWGDDDDAAGGRLRAEWTGIMGFSPDGLPFVGQVPGGGGDKDEGLWVSAGFQGHGMVFCWMCAKALVAMMLDGAEEEEEEEEEGEKQRISSWFPEAFRITEARLKQRFQGRVNHSASGPSNGRGNPS is encoded by the coding sequence ATGGATAAAAGAGCCCGCATTCCCGTCACTCTCCCGGTGGCCAACCCGACCGAGAGCTACTGGCACCACAccccctcccgcctctcAAACTACTGCTCGAGCGCATCACTGCCCTCAGAGACCGACACGCTGATTATAGGAAGCGGTATCACGGGCGCTGCTGTGGcccacttcctcctcgccttgcCCTCTGCCGGGGCCTCCTCGCAACAAACGCCATCGCCTCCCGACATCACAATGTTGGAAGCCCGCACCGTGACCTCGGGCGCAACAGGTCGCAACGGCGGCCACACAAAAGCGGCGTCCTACAGATCGTTTCTCCATCATGCAGCCACTCTCGGCACCGAGGCCGCATGTCGCATCGCGCGTCTCGAGCTCGCCAACATCCGCGCCGTCCACGCCTTCGCGGCAACTCATCTCAAGGACTGGGAGACGGAGAGCAGACCCTGCCAGACGGTCGACGCGATCTACGACGCCGTCCAGTGGGAAACGGCGAAACGGGCCATCGAGGCGATGAGGGAAGCCATGCCGCGCGAAGACGCTTCGAAGTACGATCtctacgacgccgacgagacgCAAAGCCGGTTCCACGTCTCGGGCGAGGGGCTCCACGGGGGTGTCGCGTACGAGGCGGGGAGCATCTCGGCCTACCGGTTCGCCACCGGCGTGCTGGAGCTGTGCGTCGACAAGGGCCTGAAGCTCTTCACGGAAACGCCCGCGGTCAGCGTCGAGAGGCTCGACGggacggccgagagcggcCATGGTCGATGGGTCGTGCAGACGCCCAAGGGACGGATCGCCGCGCGGAAGGTGGTGCTCGCGACCAACGGCTACACGGCATTTCTCGACCGGCGGTTCCAGGAGGCCATCGTGCCGACGCGAGGCCAGATCGTGGCGCACCGGCCGGGCTCCAAGATGCCCAAGGAGGGCCTGCCGACGACGTACAGCTTCATCTACGAGGGCGGCTACGAGTACATGGTCCCTAGGCCGGCGGGCGCGCCGTACGCcggcgacatcgtcatcggcggcggcctcgtccgagCGCCGGACGAGGGGTTGGAAGAGTACGGGACGACGGACGACTCGCGGCTGAACCCAATCATCAGCTCGTACCTACACGAGACGACGCCACGGTACTTTGGCGACAActggggcgacgacgatgacgccgccgggggTCGGCTACGGGCCGAATGGACGGGCATCATGGGCTTCAGCCCGGACGGGCTCCCGTTCGTGGGACAGgtgccgggcggcggcggtgacaAAGATGAGGGCCTCTGGGTCTCGGCGGGCTTCCAGGGGCACGGCATGGTGTTCTGCTGGATGTGCGCAAAGGCGCTTGTCGCCATGATGCTTGacggggccgaggaggaggaggaggaggaggaggagggggagaagcAGCGAATCAGCAGTTGGTTCCCCGAGGCATTTCGGATCACAGAGGCACGACTGAAGCAGAGATTCCAAGGGAGAGTGAACCATTCGGCATCGGGACCCTCCAATGGGAGAGGGAACCCGAGCTAG
- a CDS encoding Putative S-adenosyl-L-methionine-dependent methyltransferase superfamily yields MNSPPNSLRAQQLRDLLMKSATDCPPLTQEPPQGRPAVDGPPSPAASGPAVMSPSGSTDTAITVGSHNDNEHENDTESLTDSVREHMYENRLRYHAYRSGRYAFPNDATEQDRDEMKHIISVELCGRYFFSPVDDVLARGAEVLDLGTGPGHWPIELADLNPNSTFLGIDLSPIQPPEVPPNCHFMVDDIEHENGWDLDRDHFDFIHLRHTLHSVRNRQELMQRAYEHLKPGGWFEIQELEFFPLCDDQSCPEGDNYGFRVFTQYLEAGLRALGSEMHGIRVAVDEMQAAGFERVEEDRRKCPIGDWPARPELRECGIYMRETILEGLKGLATRPFRALGWTEIQIEMFLLGVRGHVKERNFHSYLFHRTVYGRKPLESETPRR; encoded by the exons ATGAATTCGCCACCGAATTCCCTCCGAGCACAACAACTGAGAGACCTCTTGATGAAATCCGCCACGGACTGCCCCCCTTTGACCCAAGAACCGCCCCAAGGCCGGCCCGCAGTCGACGGCCCCCCTTCGCCGGCTGCCTCAGGTCCGGCCGTCATGTCACCATCCGGCTCTACCGACACTGCCATCACCGTCGGTTCTCATAATGATAATGAGCACGAGAACGACACCGAGAGTCTGACCGACAGTGTGAGGGAGCACATGTATGAGAACCGCCTGCGCTACCACGCATATCGCTCGGGCCGTTATGCCTTTCCCAACGACGCTACCGAACAGGATCGAGACGAGATGAAGCACATTATCAGCGTCGAGCTGTGTGGGAGgtacttcttctcccccgtcgacgatgtcTTGGCTAGAGGTGCCGAGGTTCTTGACTTGG GAACCGGTCCCGGCCACTGGCCCATCGAAT TGGCCGATTTGAACCCCAACTCTACCTTTCTCGGCATCGATCTCTCACCCATTCAGCCCCCCGAGGTCCCTCCCAACTGTCACTTCATGGTCGACGATATAGAGCATGAAAACGGATGGGATCTCGACAGAGACCACTTTGATTTCATCCACCTTCGGCACACACTGCACTCCGTTCGCAATCGCCAGGAGCTCATGCAAAGGGCATACGA GCATCTGAAACCCGGCGGGTGGTTCGAGATCCAAGAACTCGAGTTCTTTCCCCTGTGCGATGATCAGTCTTGTCCAGAAGGGGACAACTACGGCTTCCGAGTCTTCACCCAGTACCTGGAGGCAGGACTCAGGGCGCTCGGCTCGGAAATGCATGGCAtccgcgtcgccgtcgacgagatgcaAGCTGCGGGTTTCGAACGTGTCGAAGAGGACCGGCGGAAGTGTCCCATTGGCGACTGGCCGGCAAGACCTGAACTGCGAGAGTGCGGCATCTACATGCGGGAAACGATTCTGGAAGGCCTCAAGGGCCTGGCCACTCGGCCATTCAGAGCCCTTGGCTGGACGGAAATCCAAATCGAAATGTTCCTCTTGGGCGTAAGGGGGCATGTCAAGGAGAGAAATTTTCACTCCTACCTCTTCCACAGGACAGTCTACGGCAGGAAACCGCTTGAGAGTGAGACACCTCGCCGATAA